The Chitinophaga parva genomic sequence CTACCTTCCATGATAGACCGCAAAACCGGCGACATCGTAAATATTTCTTCCACCGCAGGCCAGCGTGGCGCGGCGGCTACCAGTGCCTACAGCGCTTCCAAGGCAGCACTCATTGCCATGAGCGAGTCCCTCATGCAGGAAGTGCGTAAACACAATATCCGCGTTACCTCCCTGACACCCAGCACCATTGCCACAGACATGGCCCTGGAACTGAAACTTACAGATGGCAACCCGGAAAAGGTAATGCAGCCGGAAGATCTTGCAGAACTGATCGTGATGCAGCTGAAGCTGAACCGCCGCGTGTTTGTGAAAGAGGCAGGCCTTTGGTCCACTAATCCCTGATAACTGCTGGCTCATTGTAAAAAGCCTGGAACGGTGCATCTCTGATTGGCACGTACATAAACCATAAAGGCCCGGGAAGAAATATTCCTTCCGGGCCTTTTTATTATGGAAAAATTAGCTGCGATTATCCTCGTTCACCAGCGGTCATGCGGGCGGGATCTGCCTGCGACACGAAGTCTTCCAGCGCTTCATCGTCATTGAAAACCGGCACCAGTATAGCTAAAAACCGGAGTTGGTTTTCCTTGGTATCGGCATAGGCGTAAAAGCCGCCTTCCAGGGTATCGTATTCCAGATGCGGCAGCAGGTCGGGTGCTTTTTGTTCGAGGATCTGCCGGATAATGCCTTCCCAGGTATAGCCATTTCCTTCGTAGTGGTACTTATGGAAAATGTCGAAATACCGGGAGTTTAGTTCGGGGCTTTCTACAGCCGCCACAATCCCAAATGTGCCCTTGTAGTCACTGATGGTGAAGGGAAAATAATTTGCCATTTCGATGTGTTTGTAAATCCAAAGTTGCGTATAACCGGGCCATCAATAATTAAGCAAAAAGGCAACGGATATATAAATAAAATTGAAAAAAATACGCCGTGTGCAACGACGGATGGCTTCCATTTGCCACTAATGTAAACTAATTGTGGAAAGCTGCACAAAGAACGGGCCGATAAAAAAAATAATTTCTGCTAATACACTGCCTGTTTGCAAATTGCAAATGAAATATTGTGCATATACGTGCTAAAACAAGGTGAGTTGACCGGGGTTTTCCGGCTTGTTTTTTTTCACAGGAGCCTCGCTGAAATTGGACATTGTGATACCCAGCAGGCGTACGGGTTTCCCATCCGGCAGGGTGGCCAGCAATAGCTTTTTAGCGGCGTCCAGGATCTGTTCCAGGTCGTCTGTGGCGTGCAGGAAAGAGTGGTTGCGCGTGATCTGCTGGAAGTCATGGTACTTGATTTTCAGCGTTACCGTGCGGCCTTTGAGGCCATGCCGGCGCAGGCGGTCGTGCACCAGGGGCGCAATGCGTTCCAGCTCCGCGTTCATGGCCGCTTCCGTTTCCAGGTCTTCCGCAAAAGTATCTTCTGCACCCACGGATTTTGTTTCACGGTGGGGCTGCACCGGCCGGTTGTCTATGCCCCGCACGATCTGGTAATAGAAGTGGCCCGCTTTGCCAAATTGCTGCACCAGCAGTGATTCGGATAATTTTTTCAGATCGGCCCCGGTATGCAGGCCCATTTGTTTCATTTTGTCAGCAGTAACCTTGCCCACCCCGTGAAATTTTTCTACGGGTAGTGCTTCCATGAACGATTCAATGGCGGAGGGGCCAATGAAGGTGAGCCCGTCCGGCTTCTGGAGGTCGGAAGCTATTTTGGCCAGGAACTTATTAATGGAAATGCCGGCCGATGCGGTGAGTTGCAACTCATCCCGGATGGCCTGCTTGATCTGTTTGGCAATTTCCAGGGCAGAGCCAATGTTTAGCTTGTCCACCGTTACATCCAGGTAGGCCTCATCCAGGGAAAGGGGCTCAATGAGGTCGGTAAAGCGGCTAAAGATCTCCCGGATGTGGGCAGACACTTCCTTGTAGGCGGCAAAGCGGGGGCGTACAAAAATGGCGTGGGGGCACAGCTGCTGCGCGCGCTTGGAGGGCATGGCGGACCGTACCCCGAATTTGCGGGCTTCGTAGCTGGCAGTGGCCACCACGCCACCCCGGCCCTCCGGCGAGCCGCCTACCACCAGGGCCTTGCCACGCAGTTCGGGAAAATCACGCTGCTCCACGGAAGCATAGAATGCGTCCATGTCAATGTGGATAATCTTTCTCTTAGGCTGTTCCGTGTCCATAAGTTCCAATGTAAAGATAGCGCGTTTTGCTGCACGGCCTGCCAGGGTGGATGGCGGATTTCCCTATGTATCCATTTTATTCAGTTTCCGATCTTGATGTTTAGTTTGTTCAATGTCGGGACCGAGTTGGTGTTCACTAACTATTGTGCTTAATTTATTCTGTCAAGATGAATGGGGATGCAGTGACTGGCACAGTATACTATCTTATGAGCCCCGGCATATTTCCCGTTTGGAATGCACCCATATACTTTTTAATGCTTTCAATGCACCCCAACGCTTCTTCCACCATGGTGAAGCAATGGCAGGCCCATTTTGTTCAGCCGTTATCCAGATAACCCGTTTTGTTCTTAAAAAAGCAGCACATAACTACTTCCTATGGGATTCAAATTCAGTCTGCCACTGATCATTCTGTTTGTGATATTTACCGGTTGCATTGGCACAAAGAAAATAACATACTTCAATGACATTGCCGCTGCCACCGGGGCCGACTCCGTCAATCGCCTGCAACAATTGAGGATACAGCCCGGCGATGTTTTACAGGTCACCATCACCACTATGGATAAGGAGGTGTCCCAGATCTTTAACCCCACCCTTCCTACCACCGCCATAGCCGCCGGCAATGGCATAGAGGAGGGATACCTGGTAGACAGTACCGGCCACATTACCCTGCCGGTCATCGGCACCGTGTACGTGAAAGACAAGACCACCACCGGTATCAGCCAGGAGATCTCCGCGGAGCTGGATAAGACCGTCCGTAACGCTTACGTATCCACGCGCCTGGTCAATTTCAGGGTGTCCGTGATAGGCGATGTGGCACATCCCGGTTCTTTCCGGATAGGGGCGGAGCGGGCTTCCGTCCTGGATGCCCTGAGCATGGCCGGCGACCTGAATGTTACTGCGCGGCGCGACGATATCATGATCATCCGGGAAGTGAATGGCGTTAAGAACTATACCACCCTGAACCTGAATGACAGCAGGATGCTTTCATCCCCTTACTATTACCTCGCCAACAATGACGTGATCTATGTGAAACCGGGTGCCAACCGGAAGTTTGGCGCCTCCAAAACAGTGGTATTGCTACCGGCCATCATTGGCGTAGCCTCCCTGATCGCTACTATCCTTCTTCTTAACAAATGATCCGCAGGTTTATGAGTCAAGATACTGCTACAAAGAACCGGAACGCCGCGATAGATCTCAATGATCTGTTGCATAAAATGATCTTCCACTGGCCGCTCTACCTGCTGGCCATTGCCCTTGCAGTGGGCGGCACACTGCTCTACCTGAAGTACAAGAAGCCGATGTACATGTCTGACGCCAAGCTGTACCTGAAAGACGAAAAAAAAGGTCCCAACGAGGAAATGGATGCGCTTAAATCGCTTTCCCTTTTCAACAGCAGCAAGAATATGGAAAATGAGATGGAGGTGATCAAATCTCCCATCCTGTTGCAGCAGGTGCTGGGTAAAAATAACCTGAACATCCGCTATTATATTAAAGGCGCCGTACAGAACCAGGAAGTGTACAACCATGCTCCGCTCACCATCCAGGTGCTGAGCAACAATTTACAGGTGGGCAATTACCTCTTTGATGTAACGCCTGAAAATGGCTTGCTCGCGGTAAAGCAGGTGCATGATCACACTGGCGGCAATGCGCAATTCACCGTAAAACCCGGGGAAGCGTTTTCCGTTGGCAAAGATAAATTCAGCATTACCGGCTCCGGGCCATTGCCGGCGGGCACTATCCGCATCCGCGTGGACTCTGTGATGGAGCTGGCCAATGATAAGATCGAGGATATTGGCACCGCGCTGGTAAACCGGGATGCCACCGTGGTGGAGGTTAGCTACAAAGACCCGGTGCCGGAAAGGGCGGCCTTTTTCCTGAATGCCCTGCTGGATGAATACAATGACTACACGCTAGACGACAAGAACAGGGGATCGCTGAAAACCATCCAGTTCCTGGGCGTGCGGATCGATTCACTCCGGGAAGAATTGGGGCTGCTGGAAAAGCAGGAAGAAAATTTTAAAGTGCAGCGGGGTATCACAGATATTGATGCCAGCTCTAAACTGGCGCTGGAACAGGTAAAGGAGGCAGACCTGCAGCTCAATGAAGCGAACCTGCAGCTCTCCGTATTTGACCAGGTGGAAGCCTATGTAAATGATCCCACCAGTAACTACCCTTTTGCGCCCGTGGGCAATGTGGATCAGACCCTCACCGCCATGATCAACCGGTATGAGGAAGCGTTGAAAGAAAAGGCCCGTCTTTCACTCACCCTGAAACCTACCAGCATTATGCTGCAAAACCTGGACGCCCAGATCACTGATACCCGTAAGACCATCAGGGATTATATAGCCGGGTACCGGCGGAATGCCGGCGTGGTGCAAAAACAAACCCAGGAAAAGGTGAACCAGATCCAGGGAAAAATAGCGAACATCCCCACTTACGCCCGGGAATACATCAACATTAAACGGCAACAGGGGGTAAAGGAAAGCCTGTATCTCTACCTGCTGAAGAAAAAAGAGGAAGCCGCGGTGGCTTACGCCAGCAACGTGGTGGACAACAAGATCATTGCCCCCGCCTTTGTGCCGGAGAAACCCATTTCACCTAATAAAACCCTGGCATTTGTAGGCTTTATCGGCGCGGGCCTGGTGCTGGCCAGTTCCTACGTGTACCTGAAATATTTCCTGAACCCCCGCGTGCTGAATAAGAAAGAAATAGAAGCCGTGTTTGACCTGCCGGTGATCGCCGAGATCTACCAGCAGGAAGCAAAAGGCTCCGGCGACCTGTCCCTGAAAAACGGGTCCCTGCTGGTGGAGCAATTGTTCAGTATGCGTACCAACCTGAAATTCCTGCTCACCGCGCAAACCGGGCCCACGACCATTCTCCTTACATCCAGCATTTCCGGTGAAGGCAAAACCTTTCTTTCCGCCCACCTGGGCAATGCCCTCACCGTAAACAATAAAAAAGTGGTGCTGGTGGAGCTGGACCTGCGTAAGCCCAAGCTATCCAGGTTCCTGGGTTTTGATCACAATAACGGGGTTACGGATTATATCATTGGTAATAAAACGGTAGACGAGATCATTAAAAAAGTTCCGGGATCAGAAGGGCTGTACCTCGTGTCTGCAGGCCCCATCCCGCCCAATCCTATAGAACTGATAGAAGGCCAGCGGATGGCCGCCCTGCTGGATAAACTGAAAGCGCAATTTGACTACGTGATCATTGATACATCGCCTATTGGTATTGTGTCTGATGCAAAGAGCCTGGCCGCACAAGTGGACTGCGCCCTGTTTGTGGTGCGGTATAATTTCACGTTGAAATCAAAACTGCTGCCGGTGTCTGAATCCGTGAAAAAAGGTGTTTTCAAAAAGATCGGCATTGTGTTCAACGGCATAGAGCAGCACACCTTTTATCCCTACTACTATTATGATCATTACTCCTACGGGGAAAACAAGAAGAACAACGTTACGTGGTTATCACTGGTAAGAAAAATGAAACAGCGCATTGCATAAATTATTTGAAAATAGCGGCTGGTTATTGCTGGATAAGCTGAGTAAGCTTTTCCCGGGCATCATTGTCCTGGCGCTGATTGCGCGGCACCTGGGCCCGCAGGAATTCGGGATCTGGAATTATGGATTGGCGCTCACACTGATCGTAGGCAGCCTGGCCATGATGGGCACAGACAAGATGGCGGTGAAGGAATTTATCCACCAGGAACAAAGGGAAGACGTGATCGTGAACACACTGGTGGGTATGCGCCTGGTGGCGGGATTGGTTTGTATGCTGATCAGCATGGCCTTTGTGTTACTGACTAAAAGGAATAACCCGCTGTATTTCTATTGTACCCTTTTTTCATCGATGAACGTAGTGTTGCAATCATTTGATGTACTGGATTATTTCTACCAGGTGAAACATACGGTTAAACAGGTGATCCTGCCCAAGGTGACCGTGTTCCTGCTGTTTTGCCTGATTAAACTGGCCGTGATATTCCTGGATGGTACGCTGCTGGCTTTCCTGTGGGTATCACTGCTGGAGCTGGTGGTCACTTATGCGGTGATCATGATCCGGTACCGCCGCAGCCTGCCGGCTATCAGAAAGCTGCGGATAGACCTGGTGCTGGCCGGCACCCTGCTGACCG encodes the following:
- a CDS encoding Imm51 family immunity protein: MANYFPFTISDYKGTFGIVAAVESPELNSRYFDIFHKYHYEGNGYTWEGIIRQILEQKAPDLLPHLEYDTLEGGFYAYADTKENQLRFLAILVPVFNDDEALEDFVSQADPARMTAGERG
- the dinB gene encoding DNA polymerase IV: MDTEQPKRKIIHIDMDAFYASVEQRDFPELRGKALVVGGSPEGRGGVVATASYEARKFGVRSAMPSKRAQQLCPHAIFVRPRFAAYKEVSAHIREIFSRFTDLIEPLSLDEAYLDVTVDKLNIGSALEIAKQIKQAIRDELQLTASAGISINKFLAKIASDLQKPDGLTFIGPSAIESFMEALPVEKFHGVGKVTADKMKQMGLHTGADLKKLSESLLVQQFGKAGHFYYQIVRGIDNRPVQPHRETKSVGAEDTFAEDLETEAAMNAELERIAPLVHDRLRRHGLKGRTVTLKIKYHDFQQITRNHSFLHATDDLEQILDAAKKLLLATLPDGKPVRLLGITMSNFSEAPVKKNKPENPGQLTLF
- a CDS encoding polysaccharide biosynthesis/export family protein; the encoded protein is MGFKFSLPLIILFVIFTGCIGTKKITYFNDIAAATGADSVNRLQQLRIQPGDVLQVTITTMDKEVSQIFNPTLPTTAIAAGNGIEEGYLVDSTGHITLPVIGTVYVKDKTTTGISQEISAELDKTVRNAYVSTRLVNFRVSVIGDVAHPGSFRIGAERASVLDALSMAGDLNVTARRDDIMIIREVNGVKNYTTLNLNDSRMLSSPYYYLANNDVIYVKPGANRKFGASKTVVLLPAIIGVASLIATILLLNK
- a CDS encoding GumC family protein, producing the protein MSQDTATKNRNAAIDLNDLLHKMIFHWPLYLLAIALAVGGTLLYLKYKKPMYMSDAKLYLKDEKKGPNEEMDALKSLSLFNSSKNMENEMEVIKSPILLQQVLGKNNLNIRYYIKGAVQNQEVYNHAPLTIQVLSNNLQVGNYLFDVTPENGLLAVKQVHDHTGGNAQFTVKPGEAFSVGKDKFSITGSGPLPAGTIRIRVDSVMELANDKIEDIGTALVNRDATVVEVSYKDPVPERAAFFLNALLDEYNDYTLDDKNRGSLKTIQFLGVRIDSLREELGLLEKQEENFKVQRGITDIDASSKLALEQVKEADLQLNEANLQLSVFDQVEAYVNDPTSNYPFAPVGNVDQTLTAMINRYEEALKEKARLSLTLKPTSIMLQNLDAQITDTRKTIRDYIAGYRRNAGVVQKQTQEKVNQIQGKIANIPTYAREYINIKRQQGVKESLYLYLLKKKEEAAVAYASNVVDNKIIAPAFVPEKPISPNKTLAFVGFIGAGLVLASSYVYLKYFLNPRVLNKKEIEAVFDLPVIAEIYQQEAKGSGDLSLKNGSLLVEQLFSMRTNLKFLLTAQTGPTTILLTSSISGEGKTFLSAHLGNALTVNNKKVVLVELDLRKPKLSRFLGFDHNNGVTDYIIGNKTVDEIIKKVPGSEGLYLVSAGPIPPNPIELIEGQRMAALLDKLKAQFDYVIIDTSPIGIVSDAKSLAAQVDCALFVVRYNFTLKSKLLPVSESVKKGVFKKIGIVFNGIEQHTFYPYYYYDHYSYGENKKNNVTWLSLVRKMKQRIA